One Plasmodium cynomolgi strain B DNA, chromosome 12, whole genome shotgun sequence genomic region harbors:
- a CDS encoding leucine-rich repeat protein (putative), translating into MEKQQCDEKRENDEEIIAKLTILKISSVIKNGDISNCRELILKNRNIEECEELYQMKNLQKIDLSENKIKDLSMLEMNLNLQQIVLQYNLIDNINYLSNINNLVYLNLSNNKIKIMDGVCELGNLKTLILAYNEIEKVPNLANLQNLETLILKNNKIETFAKPTKNERILFWFPFFKCTRVTIKQ; encoded by the exons atggaaaagcagCAATGCGATGAGAAGAGAGAAAACGACGAAGAAATCATAGCCAAATTGACGATACTAAAGATATCCTCTGTAATCAAAAATGGAGATATATCAAATTGCAGAGaactaattttaaaaaacagaaatataGAAGAATGTGAAGAATTAtatcaaatgaaaaatttgcaaaaaattgacttgagtgaaaacaaaataaaagatctGTCGATGCTAGAAATGAACTTAAATTTACAGCAAATCGTTTTACAATACAATTTAATAGATAACATAAATTACCTAAGCAACATAAACAACTTAGTGTACCTAAATTTGTCCAAcaataaaatcaaaataatggATGGGGTATGCGAATTGGGAAATTTGAAAACGTTAATATTAGCATATAACGAGATTGAGAAAGTTCCCAATTTAGCAAATCTCCAAAATTTGGAGACACTCATTTTAAAGAACAATAAAATTGAAACGTTTGCAAAACCGACCAAA AATGAGAGAATTTTGTTTtggttcccatttttcaaatgtACAAGAGTTACGATTAAACAGTAA